Proteins from a single region of Urocitellus parryii isolate mUroPar1 chromosome 4, mUroPar1.hap1, whole genome shotgun sequence:
- the Ccdc87 gene encoding coiled-coil domain-containing protein 87, with translation MEPPKVESELQQFYHQLLSPLSLLPRRVTPPEPQKRSPQVSRVQTVSLAKLRVAPLCRQVAKLLANSGLASWVPSEGRLRLTKVILDELKCSWREPPAEPSLSYENNQKLRKRLETYVLLSCEQLFLRYLHLLVTMSTMSKVFTESATLTRLAASLASDCTIFLTSPDVYRCLLADFQTLLKAEHTHSSMDKRRPPCPIGPFKLCPIPWPHSTGFAEVPCSSLNLNYLVQLSRSQEFFTEPELDPVKELKSIPQLKSRKPLRWLPTVRKEKEIDFSSKQMVSIPSHSVTPTSRGSLPHSLPVLSQPQRSQSMPCLREDWKLADKLGLSTLPSRSFTALVLAPGESKPKLTRDIVASDLKQMIKNMKLEWTHYSALDSGLPPLLGVVTYHPAARHHLEELQRMLKSFQEREAFGQWDHLHLKSPPLYPQPVTTTLKLKNKVVVQAAAVRLSDRNFLDSFHVEGARVLYNHLAGELDSNVIDEMDMERLIGSSTKEVYEELMSRVSTDHFCFDQGPLVEPAADKDWSAFLSSAFLRHEKQFQIVNPDLTGLYQRTNVLQSDAERMPSPPPPQPSKGWEKRSKKLSWLTWWKSTLSVDDYFKYLTNQETDFLHVIFQMFEEEAPVEVPVCIKESPIIQRPPPLLEDEEPDFVPGEWDWNTVLENRLEGDKNQILSLQKRLERLWSVLEVPHNVRLDMAIKYSSKARLRQLPSLVRAWERALKPIQLREVLLARLEWFEQQASDPNRFFQKSELGLSHLLQENQLRSYFHRKLNQIEASLVSLLKEIELIFGEPVTFKGQRYLDKMKWDKVEMLYWLQQQRRVHYLGQDKKASQQSARFKRHNSQSLLVPGNTPNTL, from the coding sequence ATGGAGCCCCCGAAGGTAGAGTCCGAGTTACAGCAGTTTTATCACCAGTTGCTGAGCCCGCTGTCACTCTTACCCCGCAGGGTGACGCCCCCAGAGCCTCAGAAGCGCAGCCCGCAGGTCTCGAGAGTGCAAACCGTGTCTCTGGCAAAGCTGAGGGTGGCGCCGCTGTGCCGCCAGGTGGCCAAGCTGCTGGCCAACAGCGGGCTGGCGTCCTGGGTGCCTTCTGAAGGCCGACTCCGTCTCACCAAGGTCATCCTGGACGAACTAAAGTGCAGCTGGAGGGAGCCTCCTGCTGAACCTAGTCTGAGCTACGAGAACAACCAGAAGCTGAGGAAGCGACTCGAGACTTACGTGCTGCTCAGCTGTGAGCAGCTCTTTTTACGCTACCTGCACCTGCTGGTGACTATGTCGACCATGTCGAAGGTCTTCACTGAATCAGCCACCCTCACCCGGTTGGCTGCCAGCCTTGCCAGTGATTGCACAATCTTCCTTACCAGTCCCGACGTCTACCGTTGCCTGCTCGCGGATTTCCAAACCCTTCTGAAGGCAGAGCACACCCACAGCAGCATGGACAAGCGGCGCCCACCCTGCCCCATTGGGCCTTTCAAACTGTGCCCGATCCCCTGGCCTCACAGCACCGGCTTCGCGGAAGTGCCATGCTCTAGCCTCAACCTGAACTACCTTGTCCAACTCAGCCGCTCACAGGAGTTTTTTACTGAGCCTGAATTGGATCCAGTGAAGGAATTGAAGTCCATCCCTCAGTTGAAGAGTAGAAAGCCTCTCCGCTGGCTGCCTActgtaagaaaagagaaagaaatcgaCTTCAGTTCTAAACAGATGGTGTCAATTCCCAGCCACTCTGTGACTCCCACCAGTAGAGGTTCCCTCCCCCATTCTTTACCTGTCCTTTCCCAGCCACAGAGAAGCCAATCCATGCCTTGTCTTCGTGAAGACTGGAAGCTGGCAGATAAATTGGGTCTTTCTACACTCCCTTCTCGTTCCTTTACCGCTCTGGTCTTGGCTCCAGGAGAAAGCAAACCAAAGCTGACTAGGGACATTGTGGCTTCGGATCTGAAGCAGATGATAAAGAACATGAAGTTGGAGTGGACTCACTACTCAGCATTGGACTCTGGCTTGCCCCCACTCCTGGGGGTTGTGACCTACCACCCAGCTGCCAGGCATCACCTGGAGGAGCTGCAGAGAATGTTAAAGAGCTTCCAGGAAAGAGAAGCCTTTGGACAGTGGGACCACCTGCACCTCAAATCCCCTCCACTTTATCCACAGCCAGTGACTACTACTTTGAAGTTGAAAAATAAAGTCGTGGTCCAGGCAGCAGCTGTGCGACTTTCTGACAGAAACTTTTTGGACTCTTTCCATGTTGAGGGGGCCAGAGTCTTGTACAACCACCTGGCTGGTGAATTGGACTCCAACGTTATAGACGAAATGGATATGGAGCGCCTCATTGGCAGTAGCACCAAGGAGGTCTATGAAGAGTTGATGAGCCGTGTCTCTACTGACCATTTCTGTTTTGACCAAGGACCTCTGGTTGAACCTGCAGCAGATAAAGACTGGTCAGCCTTCCTGTCCTCAGCCTTTCTGCGCcatgaaaaacaatttcaaatagtCAACCCTGATCTGACTGGACTTTATCAGAGAACAAATGTTTTGCAGTCGGACGCTGAGAGGATGCCTTCTCCCCCACCACCCCAACCAAGCAAAGGCTGGGAAAAGCGGTCAAAGAAGCTCTCCTGGCTGACCTGGTGGAAAAGCACCCTGTCTGTGGATGACTACTTCAAGTACCTCACCAACCAGGAGACAGATTTCCTCCATGTCATCTTCCAGATGTTTGAAGAGGAGGCACCTGTGGAGGTTCCAGTATGCATCAAAGAGTCCCCAATTATTCAGCGGCCCCCTCCCTTGTTAGAGGATGAAGAGCCAGACTTTGTGCCAGGAGAGTGGGAttggaacacagtgctggagaACAGACTGGAAGGTGATAAGAACCAGATCCTGAGCCTGCAGAAGCGTCTAGAACGACTGTGGTCTGTTCTCGAGGTCCCTCACAACGTCCGGCTGGACATGGCCATCAAGTACAGCTCCAAAGCCCGTCTGAGGCAGCTGCCCTCATTAGTAAGGGCCTGGGAACGGGCCTTGAAGCCCATTCAGCTGCGGGAGGTATTGCTGGCGAGACTAGAGTGGTTTGAACAGCAAGCCTCTGACCCCAACCGCTTCTTCCAAAAGTCTGAATTGGGCCTGAGTCATCTCCTGCAGGAAAATCAGTTACGCAGCTATTTCCACAGGAAGCTCAATCAAATTGAGGCTTCTTTGGTTTCCCTCCTGAAGGAGATTGAATTAATCTTTGGTGAACCAGTGACCTTCAAGGGACAGCGCTACCTAGACAAGATGAAATGGGACAAAGTGGAGATGCTCTACTGGCTCCAACAGCAGCGGCGGGTTCACTACCTGGGCCAGGACAAAAAGGCCTCCCAGCAATCAGCCCGGTTCAAAAGGCATAACAGCCAGTCTTTACTAGTTCCTGGGAACACGCCCAATACCCTTTAA